A section of the Streptosporangiales bacterium genome encodes:
- a CDS encoding helix-turn-helix domain-containing protein, with protein sequence MGTPAKSESLSSVDRAISMLEALAESGSLTATQLARRLDTGKATAFRLARSLVARGWVVQDRDRSYRLGPGALTLAVHASATLDLRTQLLAVMHELHEATGETIHLTKLDGRHIVYLEQLMSPQPVLSVAMLGSKSPAHCVSPGLAQLACLPAAQLDWVLAGELERHTPATLTDPDALRQELANVRQRGYAVNRGAFRPEVGGVGIAVTDDRGLPVAGLSICMPVYRLDDKDIAALGALLQAVAAKAKQHLRDEAARPPLGPR encoded by the coding sequence GTGGGGACCCCCGCGAAGTCGGAGAGCCTGTCGTCGGTCGACCGCGCGATCTCGATGCTCGAGGCGCTCGCGGAGTCCGGCAGCCTGACCGCGACCCAGCTGGCACGCCGGCTGGACACCGGCAAGGCCACGGCGTTCCGGCTGGCCAGGTCGCTGGTCGCGCGGGGCTGGGTCGTCCAGGACCGCGACCGCAGCTACCGGCTCGGCCCGGGCGCGCTGACCCTCGCGGTGCACGCGTCGGCCACGCTCGACCTGCGTACGCAGCTGCTGGCCGTGATGCACGAGCTGCACGAGGCGACCGGCGAGACGATCCACCTGACCAAGCTGGACGGCAGGCACATCGTCTACCTCGAACAGCTGATGTCGCCGCAGCCGGTGCTGTCCGTCGCCATGCTCGGCAGCAAGTCGCCGGCGCACTGCGTCTCGCCTGGGCTGGCGCAGCTCGCCTGCCTGCCCGCGGCCCAGCTCGACTGGGTGCTCGCCGGGGAGCTCGAACGGCACACCCCGGCCACGCTGACCGACCCGGACGCGTTACGGCAGGAGCTGGCCAACGTGCGGCAACGCGGCTACGCCGTCAACCGCGGCGCATTCCGGCCCGAGGTCGGCGGCGTGGGCATCGCCGTCACCGACGACCGCGGCCTGCCGGTGGCCGGCCTGTCCATCTGCATGCCGGTGTACCGCCTGGACGACAAGGACATCGCCGCGCTCGGCGCGCTGCTGCAGGCCGTGGCGGCGAAGGCCAAGCAGCACCTGCGCGACGAGGCGGCGCGGCCACCGCTCGGCCCGCGATGA
- a CDS encoding MFS transporter, whose protein sequence is MGWSIDLYDLLIILYLASTIGPLLLPAGSETLQLAFVFASFAVTLVMRPAGSALFGSFADRNGRKKAMLVAITGVGIATALMGTVPTYATAGVLAPAMFVVLRLVQGVFVGGVVASTHTLGTETVPAKHRGLMSGIVAGGGAGLGAVLASVVFLVVSNIFTGPAFAAMGWRVMFFTGLIAAALSFFVYAKTTESPLWAAEDQKGAKPKSPLRTLFSAGHRSVFFVNVVLVAGGASLYYLTMGFFPTFIDTNLGVPKGAAAVVLIVANSAVVCGGLLGGTLSDRIGRRRTFLFVGVPALVAIPALYLWASTLAADQVVLITVLAIAMALLMMTSTAPILIFLNERFPTKIRATGTALSWNTGYALGGMTPTLVTLASPEVSDIPSRLAVLTAVTGLIFVVGAAVTAETRTRGLTDDATEPAVTP, encoded by the coding sequence ATGGGCTGGAGCATCGACCTGTACGACCTGCTCATCATCCTCTACCTGGCTTCCACCATCGGGCCGCTGCTGCTGCCCGCCGGCTCAGAGACGCTGCAGCTGGCGTTCGTCTTCGCGTCCTTCGCCGTAACGCTCGTGATGCGGCCCGCAGGCTCCGCGCTGTTCGGCAGTTTCGCGGACCGGAACGGCAGGAAGAAGGCGATGCTCGTCGCGATCACCGGGGTCGGCATCGCCACCGCGCTGATGGGTACGGTGCCGACGTACGCGACGGCGGGCGTGCTCGCCCCGGCGATGTTCGTCGTGCTCCGGCTGGTGCAGGGTGTGTTCGTCGGCGGCGTGGTGGCATCCACGCACACCCTTGGTACGGAGACGGTGCCGGCGAAGCACCGCGGGCTGATGTCGGGCATCGTGGCCGGTGGCGGCGCCGGCCTCGGCGCAGTGCTCGCCTCCGTGGTGTTCCTCGTCGTCTCGAACATCTTCACCGGTCCGGCGTTCGCCGCGATGGGCTGGCGGGTCATGTTCTTCACCGGTCTGATCGCCGCCGCCCTGAGCTTCTTCGTCTACGCGAAGACCACGGAGTCACCGCTGTGGGCGGCGGAGGACCAGAAGGGCGCGAAGCCGAAGTCGCCGCTGCGTACGCTCTTCTCCGCCGGTCACCGGTCGGTGTTCTTCGTGAACGTGGTGCTCGTCGCCGGCGGCGCCTCGCTGTACTACCTCACCATGGGGTTCTTCCCCACGTTCATCGACACCAACCTCGGCGTCCCGAAGGGCGCTGCGGCCGTGGTGCTGATCGTGGCGAACAGCGCGGTCGTCTGCGGCGGCCTGTTGGGCGGCACGCTCAGCGACCGCATCGGCCGCCGCCGCACGTTCCTGTTCGTGGGCGTGCCCGCGCTCGTCGCCATCCCCGCGCTCTACCTGTGGGCGAGCACCCTCGCCGCGGACCAGGTGGTGCTGATCACGGTCCTCGCCATCGCCATGGCGTTGCTGATGATGACGTCCACCGCGCCGATCCTCATCTTCCTCAACGAGCGGTTCCCGACGAAGATCAGGGCCACCGGTACGGCGTTGAGCTGGAACACCGGTTATGCGCTCGGTGGCATGACGCCGACGCTCGTGACGCTGGCGAGCCCCGAGGTGAGCGACATCCCGTCGCGGCTGGCCGTGCTCACCGCGGTCACCGGGCTGATCTTCGTCGTGGGCGCGGCCGTGACGGCGGAGACCCGCACCCGCGGGCTGACCGATGACGCCACCGAGCCGGCGGTGACCCCGTGA
- a CDS encoding alpha/beta fold hydrolase, whose protein sequence is MWTAARFCIEPHERRQVNGESYQAKTVDAGGFRTAYLEAGDPGNPTAVLVHDGAFGTTAELCWAPMIERLSGKFHVLAPDLLGWGGTDKVVYLDRSPYAARVPHVAAWCATVGVTDAAFVGASFGGSLVLRALVDPSSAWPIARAVSVSGTGGPYRLPAGIEALGSYEPSMAEAGRLTGLLVTSLDGLADHVETRYRNSLVPGHWEAMKAPALKNPAVERALPADPFFDQLAQVTAPVLLVEGRNDQLLEKQWAKKLAEVAPTAQVVETDYGHEPNIEAPDALVDLILPFLRGA, encoded by the coding sequence GTGTGGACGGCGGCTCGGTTCTGCATTGAACCCCACGAGAGGAGACAAGTGAACGGCGAGAGCTACCAGGCGAAGACCGTGGACGCAGGCGGGTTCCGCACCGCGTACCTGGAGGCCGGTGACCCTGGCAACCCGACCGCCGTGCTCGTGCACGACGGGGCGTTCGGCACGACCGCGGAGCTGTGCTGGGCGCCGATGATCGAACGGCTCAGCGGCAAGTTCCACGTGCTCGCGCCCGACCTGCTCGGCTGGGGCGGCACCGACAAGGTGGTGTACCTCGACCGGTCGCCGTACGCGGCCAGGGTGCCGCACGTCGCGGCGTGGTGCGCCACGGTCGGTGTCACCGACGCGGCGTTCGTCGGTGCGTCGTTCGGCGGTTCGCTCGTGCTGCGTGCGTTGGTCGACCCGTCGTCGGCGTGGCCGATCGCGCGTGCGGTGAGCGTGTCGGGCACCGGCGGGCCGTACCGGCTGCCCGCGGGCATCGAGGCGCTCGGTTCGTACGAGCCGAGCATGGCGGAGGCGGGACGCCTCACCGGCCTGCTGGTGACCAGCCTCGACGGGCTGGCCGATCACGTGGAGACGCGGTACCGCAACAGCCTCGTGCCCGGGCACTGGGAGGCGATGAAGGCGCCTGCGCTGAAGAACCCCGCGGTGGAGCGTGCGCTGCCGGCGGACCCGTTCTTCGACCAGCTCGCCCAGGTGACGGCGCCCGTCCTGCTCGTCGAGGGCAGGAACGACCAGCTGCTGGAGAAGCAGTGGGCGAAGAAGCTCGCCGAGGTCGCCCCGACGGCGCAGGTGGTGGAGACCGACTACGGGCACGAGCCGAACATCGAGGCGCCGGACGCGCTCGTCGACCTGATCCTGCCGTTCCTGCGCGGCGCATAG
- a CDS encoding SDR family oxidoreductase — protein sequence MTVAVVTGGARGIGAAIVEALRADGTRCVVADVQRPDVPLDGVDYVECDLATAAGVEVLLDELGVAQVDQLVHCAAVLHYAPFLETSRTEWERVLQVDLHAAIAVTQAVVPLMTDGGRIVFFASGTVFKGPQNMFAYVAAKAGVIGFARCLATELGDRGINVHVVSPGLTATPMVESMAHTEEANIATRAIKRRAYPDDIVGPVRFLLSDDARFVTGQTLCVDGGSVLH from the coding sequence GTGACGGTCGCCGTCGTCACCGGTGGTGCCCGCGGCATCGGCGCGGCCATCGTCGAGGCGCTGCGCGCCGACGGCACCAGGTGTGTGGTGGCGGACGTGCAGCGTCCCGACGTGCCGCTCGACGGTGTCGACTACGTCGAGTGCGACCTCGCCACTGCTGCCGGGGTCGAGGTGCTGCTCGACGAGCTGGGCGTCGCGCAGGTCGACCAGCTTGTGCACTGCGCGGCCGTGCTGCACTACGCGCCCTTCCTCGAGACCAGTCGCACCGAGTGGGAGCGGGTGCTCCAGGTCGACCTGCACGCCGCCATCGCGGTGACCCAGGCGGTCGTGCCGTTGATGACCGACGGTGGGCGGATCGTGTTCTTCGCGTCCGGCACGGTGTTCAAGGGCCCACAGAACATGTTCGCGTACGTGGCGGCGAAGGCCGGGGTGATCGGCTTCGCCCGGTGCCTGGCCACCGAGCTCGGCGACCGCGGCATCAACGTCCACGTGGTGAGCCCAGGCCTCACGGCGACGCCGATGGTCGAGTCGATGGCGCACACGGAGGAAGCCAACATCGCCACCCGCGCCATCAAGCGGCGCGCGTACCCGGACGACATCGTCGGCCCGGTGCGGTTCCTGCTGTCCGACGACGCAAGGTTCGTCACCGGCCAGACGCTGTGTGTGGACGGCGGCTCGGTTCTGCATTGA
- a CDS encoding 4-oxalocrotonate tautomerase — MPLIRVEHATAQSVEDKRKLISAMTDAYASSTGTDPAKVWVVLDEVPRTDWGTGGKTLSDRDAGA, encoded by the coding sequence ATGCCGTTGATCCGTGTCGAACACGCCACCGCCCAGTCCGTGGAGGACAAGCGCAAGTTGATCAGCGCGATGACCGACGCGTACGCGTCGAGTACGGGAACCGACCCGGCGAAGGTCTGGGTGGTGCTGGACGAGGTGCCGCGCACCGACTGGGGTACCGGCGGCAAGACCCTCTCGGACCGCGACGCGGGGGCGTGA
- a CDS encoding NAD(P)-binding protein: MEPQGGLSGDALARARQAAVDALVGVRDRGGFPAEVEHPPEQMQRLMAFLTGDAGAEYLPMLEHELGLLGDVGAPTWTKDDVAPDVDFSVAVIGAGMSGIAAAHRLDQAKVPFVVFEKNGDVGGTWLENNYPGCRLDTSNFAYSYSFAQKSDWPQQFSAQAEIRDYFKDVATTLQLRDRIRFRTEVLAAAYDDESATWQLRTRNSAGVEETLTVNAVISAVGQLNEPNYPDLPGMDRYAGVAMHSARWDTGVELAGKRVGVIGTGASAYQIIPSIAGEVDQLVVFQRNAPWMLPTPAYHADMSAGMRWLFQRVPDFHRWYRFWQVWIATEGRLPLVAVDPEWPGEESLSAANDLLRRQLVDELRRQYADRPDLFEKVLPTYPAGAKRMLRDNGVWAATLHEPHVDLVTESIAEVTEKGVRTADGVEHEVDVLVYATGFRASEFLTPMQVTGRGGVDLHEQWAGDARAYLGIAVPGFPNLFCVYGPNTNLVVTGSIIYMSECAVEYILECLRALLAGGHRAMDCRREPYEAYTEMIDARNRLQAWGAAEVSSWYKNANGRVTQNWPLPLLKYWQFTRELDLSAYELL, translated from the coding sequence GTGGAGCCGCAGGGCGGGCTGTCCGGCGACGCGCTCGCGCGGGCCAGGCAGGCCGCCGTCGACGCCCTGGTCGGGGTGCGTGACCGTGGTGGCTTCCCGGCCGAGGTCGAGCACCCGCCGGAGCAGATGCAGCGGCTGATGGCGTTCCTCACCGGTGACGCGGGTGCGGAGTACCTGCCGATGCTCGAGCACGAGCTCGGCCTGCTCGGCGACGTCGGCGCCCCCACCTGGACCAAGGACGACGTGGCGCCCGACGTCGACTTCTCGGTCGCGGTGATCGGGGCGGGCATGTCGGGGATCGCCGCCGCGCACCGGCTCGACCAGGCGAAGGTGCCGTTCGTCGTGTTCGAGAAGAACGGTGACGTCGGCGGCACCTGGCTGGAGAACAACTACCCCGGCTGCCGGCTGGACACGAGCAACTTCGCGTACAGCTACTCGTTCGCGCAGAAGAGCGACTGGCCGCAACAGTTCTCCGCGCAGGCGGAGATCCGCGACTACTTCAAGGACGTCGCCACGACGCTGCAGCTGCGTGACCGGATCAGGTTCCGCACGGAGGTGCTCGCCGCGGCGTACGACGACGAGTCGGCGACCTGGCAGCTGCGGACACGCAACTCGGCGGGTGTCGAGGAGACGCTCACCGTCAACGCAGTGATCAGCGCCGTCGGCCAGCTCAACGAGCCGAACTACCCGGACCTGCCAGGCATGGACAGGTACGCCGGCGTCGCCATGCACTCGGCGCGGTGGGACACCGGGGTCGAGCTCGCCGGCAAGCGCGTCGGCGTCATCGGTACCGGCGCGAGCGCGTACCAGATCATCCCGTCCATCGCGGGCGAGGTCGACCAGCTCGTGGTCTTCCAGCGCAACGCACCGTGGATGCTGCCGACGCCCGCGTACCACGCGGACATGTCGGCGGGCATGCGGTGGCTGTTCCAGCGGGTGCCCGACTTCCACCGCTGGTACCGGTTCTGGCAGGTGTGGATCGCGACCGAGGGCCGGCTGCCGCTGGTCGCCGTCGACCCCGAGTGGCCCGGCGAGGAGTCACTGTCCGCCGCCAACGACCTGCTGCGCCGGCAGCTGGTGGACGAGCTGCGCCGGCAGTACGCGGACCGCCCGGACCTGTTCGAGAAGGTGCTGCCGACGTACCCGGCGGGCGCGAAGCGGATGCTGCGCGACAACGGCGTCTGGGCCGCCACGCTGCACGAGCCGCACGTCGACCTGGTGACCGAGTCCATCGCCGAGGTCACGGAGAAGGGCGTAAGGACCGCCGACGGCGTCGAGCACGAGGTGGACGTGCTCGTCTACGCCACCGGGTTCCGGGCGTCGGAGTTCCTCACCCCCATGCAGGTGACCGGCCGCGGTGGCGTCGACCTGCATGAGCAGTGGGCGGGCGACGCGCGCGCGTACCTCGGCATCGCCGTGCCGGGCTTCCCGAACCTGTTCTGCGTCTACGGACCGAACACCAACCTGGTGGTGACCGGCAGCATCATCTACATGTCCGAGTGCGCGGTCGAGTACATCCTGGAGTGCCTGCGCGCGCTGCTCGCCGGCGGCCACCGCGCGATGGACTGCAGGCGCGAGCCGTACGAGGCCTACACGGAGATGATCGACGCACGCAACCGGCTGCAGGCGTGGGGCGCCGCCGAGGTGAGCAGCTGGTACAAGAACGCCAACGGCCGGGTCACCCAGAACTGGCCGTTGCCACTGTTGAAGTACTGGCAGTTCACCCGCGAGCTCGACCTGAGCGCGTACGAGCTGCTCTGA